From Lepus europaeus isolate LE1 chromosome 3, mLepTim1.pri, whole genome shotgun sequence, a single genomic window includes:
- the RSPH4A gene encoding radial spoke head protein 4 homolog A isoform X1 — MEDTASLEQEKENKQQEETEKPWERKIASSSQDSEPASSDHWEVEQRRETGPPHKNSPPRSPQSKDSTYLDDLRTHASPSHSSPRELSLIPSALALAKQNLAIPSPSDRTTNEIPEAGKLHPDLLEQPSDKKEPTQYHSSQPEGNTCQLPQQPKPLLQRTRNVSHNDKSKGQRFDVFQEEDSNSNYGLDQTEPGAFEVAPSMLETAIQNAKAYLLKTSSRSGFNVYDHLSNVLTKILDERPEDAVDIIENISQDVKMEHFNKKLDTLQNENEMLPTYEIAEKQKVLFLQGHLEGADQELEEEEIVENSLPNIMESAFYFEQAGIGLGTDETYRIFLALKQLTDTHPIQRCRFWGKILGVEMNYIVAEVELREGEDEEEVEEEDMAEERDNRESEPDEDEEDELPKSFYKAPPVIPKEESRTGANKYVYFVCNEPGRPWVKLPSVTPAQIVVARKIKKFFTGRLDAPIISYPPFPGNESNYLRAQIARISAGTHVSPLGFYQFSEEEGEEEEELEGGRDSFEENPDFEGIQVTDLVESLSNWVHHVQHILPQGRCNWFNPIQKNEEEEEEDEGKEEEKGEESDYIEQEVGPPLLTPISEDTEIQTIPPWTTRLSSNLIPQYAIAVLRSNIWPGAYAFSNGKKFENLYIGWGHKYSVDNYTPPVPPPVYLEYPSGPEITEMDDPSVEQEQAFKAAQEAAALASEENEETEEDEDEEDDYD, encoded by the exons ATGGAAGACACGGCCTCTCtggagcaagaaaaagaaaataaacaacaggaggAAACAGAGAAGCCATGGGAAAGAAAGATAGCATCTTCTTCCCAAGATTCTGAGCCTGCATCATCTGACCACTGGGAAGTGGAACAGAGGCGGGAAACTGGACCTCCTCACAAGAATAGCCCTCCTAGAAGCCCCCAGTCTAAAGACAGCACATATCTGGATGACCTCAGAACACATGCGTCACCTTCCCATTCCTCTCCTCGGGAACTTTCTCTTATTCCTTCTGCCTTGGCTCTGGCAAAACAGAATCTTGCCATACCATCTCCCTCAGACAGGACCACTAATGAGATTCCTGAAGCTGGGAAACTTCATCCTGATCTGCTGGAACAACCATCTGATAAGAAAGAACCAACTCAATATCACTCAAGCCAACCAGAGGGAAACACCTGTCAATTGCCCCAGCAACCCAAACCTCTCCTGCAGAGAACAAGGAATGTGAGCCATAATGACAAATCAAAAGGGCAGAGATTTGATGTATTTCAGGAGGAAGATTCTAACAGTAATTATGGTCTAGAtcagactgagccaggagccttcgAAGTGGCCCCCAGCATGCTGGAAACTGCCATTCAGAATGCAAAGGCTTACCTACTAAAGACCAGCAGCAGATCCGGCTTCAATGT ATATGATCATCTTTCTAATGTGCTGACCAAGATATTAGATGAGCGTCCTGAAGATGCTGTTGACATCATTGAAAACATAAGCCAAGATGTGAAAAtggaacattttaataaaaaattagacACACTCCAAAATGAGaatgaaatgcttccaacataTGAAATAGCAGAAAAACAAAAGGTTCTTTTTCTCCAAGGACATTTGGAAGGAGCTGATCAAGAACTAGAGGAGGAGGAAATA GTAGAAAACTCTCTTCCAAATATAATGGAGtcagctttttattttgaacaaGCTGGAATTGGTTTGGGCACTGATGAGACTTACCGCATATTTCTTGCTCTCAAGCAACTCACTGACACCCACCCAATCCAAAGATGCCGTTTCTGGGGGAAAATCTTGGGTGTAGAAATGAATTATATTGTAGCTGAAGTGGAACTTCGTGAGGGGGAAGATGAAGAGGAGGTGGAAGAGGAAGATATGGCTGAAGAGAGGGACAACAGAGAAAGCGAACCTGATGAAGATGAGGAGGACGAATTACCAAAGTCTTTTTACAAGGCCCCACCAGTCATACCAAAAGAAGAAAGTAGAACAGGAGCCAATAAATATGTCTATTTTGTTtgcaatgaaccaggaagacCATGGGTGAAGTTACCATCAGTTACACCTGCGCAAATTGTTGTtgcaagaaaaattaagaaatttttcaCTGGGCGATTGGATGCTCCTATCATAAGCTACCCACCCTTCCCAGGAAATGAGAGCAATTACTTACGAGCACAAATTGCCCGAATTTCAGCAGGGACTCACGTCAGCCCTCTAGGATTCTACCAATTTAgtgaagaggaaggagaggaagaggaagagctggAAGGTGGGCGAGACAGCTTTGAGGAAAACCCTGACTTTGAAGGCATCCAAGTGACTGATCTAGTGGAATCTCTATCCAATTGGGTTCACCATGTACAGCATATTCTCCCTCAG GGTCGCTGTAATTGGTTCAATCCTATACAAAagaatgaggaggaagaggaagaagatgaaggaaaagaagaagaaaaaggagaagagtCTGATTATATAGAACAAGAAGTGGGACCTCCTCTTTTGACACCAATCTCTGAAGATACAG AGATTCAAACTATACCTCCTTGGACTACACGGCTGTCCTCAAATCTCATCCCACAATATGCTATTGCAGTCCTTCGATCCAACATTTGGCCTGGAGCTTATGCTTTTTCCAATGGCAA gaAATTTGAAAATCTCTACATAGGCTGGGGCCATAAGTATAGTGTAGACAATTATACACCTCCAGTTCCACCACCAGTTTATCTAGAGTACCCCAGTGGCCCAGAAATTACGGAAATGGATGATCCCAGTGTGGAACAGGAGCAGGCTTTCAAAGCTGCACAAGAAGCAGCTGCACTTGCATCTGAAgagaatgaagaaactgaggaagatgaagatgaggAAGATGACTATGACTAA
- the RSPH4A gene encoding radial spoke head protein 4 homolog A isoform X2 → MEDTASLEQEKENKQQEETEKPWERKIASSSQDSEPASSDHWEVEQRRETGPPHKNSPPRSPQSKDSTYLDDLRTHASPSHSSPRELSLIPSALALAKQNLAIPSPSDRTTNEIPEAGKLHPDLLEQPSDKKEPTQYHSSQPEGNTCQLPQQPKPLLQRTRNVSHNDKSKGQRFDVFQEEDSNSNYGLDQTEPGAFEVAPSMLETAIQNAKAYLLKTSSRSGFNVYDHLSNVLTKILDERPEDAVDIIENISQDVKMEHFNKKLDTLQNENEMLPTYEIAEKQKVLFLQGHLEGADQELEEEEIVENSLPNIMESAFYFEQAGIGLGTDETYRIFLALKQLTDTHPIQRCRFWGKILGVEMNYIVAEVELREGEDEEEVEEEDMAEERDNRESEPDEDEEDELPKSFYKAPPVIPKEESRTGANKYVYFVCNEPGRPWVKLPSVTPAQIVVARKIKKFFTGRLDAPIISYPPFPGNESNYLRAQIARISAGTHVSPLGFYQFSEEEGEEEEELEGGRDSFEENPDFEGIQVTDLVESLSNWVHHVQHILPQRFKLYLLGLHGCPQISSHNMLLQSFDPTFGLELMLFPMARNLKIST, encoded by the exons ATGGAAGACACGGCCTCTCtggagcaagaaaaagaaaataaacaacaggaggAAACAGAGAAGCCATGGGAAAGAAAGATAGCATCTTCTTCCCAAGATTCTGAGCCTGCATCATCTGACCACTGGGAAGTGGAACAGAGGCGGGAAACTGGACCTCCTCACAAGAATAGCCCTCCTAGAAGCCCCCAGTCTAAAGACAGCACATATCTGGATGACCTCAGAACACATGCGTCACCTTCCCATTCCTCTCCTCGGGAACTTTCTCTTATTCCTTCTGCCTTGGCTCTGGCAAAACAGAATCTTGCCATACCATCTCCCTCAGACAGGACCACTAATGAGATTCCTGAAGCTGGGAAACTTCATCCTGATCTGCTGGAACAACCATCTGATAAGAAAGAACCAACTCAATATCACTCAAGCCAACCAGAGGGAAACACCTGTCAATTGCCCCAGCAACCCAAACCTCTCCTGCAGAGAACAAGGAATGTGAGCCATAATGACAAATCAAAAGGGCAGAGATTTGATGTATTTCAGGAGGAAGATTCTAACAGTAATTATGGTCTAGAtcagactgagccaggagccttcgAAGTGGCCCCCAGCATGCTGGAAACTGCCATTCAGAATGCAAAGGCTTACCTACTAAAGACCAGCAGCAGATCCGGCTTCAATGT ATATGATCATCTTTCTAATGTGCTGACCAAGATATTAGATGAGCGTCCTGAAGATGCTGTTGACATCATTGAAAACATAAGCCAAGATGTGAAAAtggaacattttaataaaaaattagacACACTCCAAAATGAGaatgaaatgcttccaacataTGAAATAGCAGAAAAACAAAAGGTTCTTTTTCTCCAAGGACATTTGGAAGGAGCTGATCAAGAACTAGAGGAGGAGGAAATA GTAGAAAACTCTCTTCCAAATATAATGGAGtcagctttttattttgaacaaGCTGGAATTGGTTTGGGCACTGATGAGACTTACCGCATATTTCTTGCTCTCAAGCAACTCACTGACACCCACCCAATCCAAAGATGCCGTTTCTGGGGGAAAATCTTGGGTGTAGAAATGAATTATATTGTAGCTGAAGTGGAACTTCGTGAGGGGGAAGATGAAGAGGAGGTGGAAGAGGAAGATATGGCTGAAGAGAGGGACAACAGAGAAAGCGAACCTGATGAAGATGAGGAGGACGAATTACCAAAGTCTTTTTACAAGGCCCCACCAGTCATACCAAAAGAAGAAAGTAGAACAGGAGCCAATAAATATGTCTATTTTGTTtgcaatgaaccaggaagacCATGGGTGAAGTTACCATCAGTTACACCTGCGCAAATTGTTGTtgcaagaaaaattaagaaatttttcaCTGGGCGATTGGATGCTCCTATCATAAGCTACCCACCCTTCCCAGGAAATGAGAGCAATTACTTACGAGCACAAATTGCCCGAATTTCAGCAGGGACTCACGTCAGCCCTCTAGGATTCTACCAATTTAgtgaagaggaaggagaggaagaggaagagctggAAGGTGGGCGAGACAGCTTTGAGGAAAACCCTGACTTTGAAGGCATCCAAGTGACTGATCTAGTGGAATCTCTATCCAATTGGGTTCACCATGTACAGCATATTCTCCCTCAG AGATTCAAACTATACCTCCTTGGACTACACGGCTGTCCTCAAATCTCATCCCACAATATGCTATTGCAGTCCTTCGATCCAACATTTGGCCTGGAGCTTATGCTTTTTCCAATGGCAA gaAATTTGAAAATCTCTACATAG